One genomic window of Malaciobacter molluscorum LMG 25693 includes the following:
- a CDS encoding inorganic phosphate transporter, translating into MDFETINKMDKAAEKTLPGFAKLSLGLLFIVVVFLWSYTSHGNVPNNSFLIIGAVFGAYMAMNIGANDVANNVGPAVGSKAMTMFWAIVIAATFEALGALIAGGDVVKTIKKGIIDPALISNPDIFIWAMTAALLSAALWLNFATSIGAPVSTTHSIVGGVMGAGIAAAGFSIVSWGTMGKIAASWIISPILGGIIAAAFLFFIKKKIMFQKDMIKAANKFVPYLVAFMAWAFSTYLILKGVKKLIKLDFSIALILGFIIAIITFFLVKPLILKASNKIDNNRIGINSLFTIPLIFAAALLSFAHGANDVANAIGPLAAINDAVMNAEIASKVGIPFWVMFVGAVGIAIGLALYGPKLIKTVGSEITELDQVRAYSIAMAAAVTVIIASQLGLPVSSTHIAVGGVFGVGFLREFLDSSEAKILSDIRKKFKKDKKILEKYEEELIEIEDKEKKSKSDYIRIVELYKLIEEKVEQVRIEKRDFKAKKRVKYVKRDAVKKIIAAWVITVPAAALLSASIFFMIKGIMS; encoded by the coding sequence TTGGATTTTGAAACAATCAATAAAATGGATAAAGCTGCTGAAAAAACACTTCCTGGCTTTGCAAAACTTTCATTAGGACTATTATTTATAGTAGTTGTATTCTTATGGAGTTATACTTCTCATGGTAATGTTCCAAATAATTCATTTTTAATTATAGGTGCTGTTTTTGGTGCTTATATGGCTATGAATATTGGGGCAAATGATGTAGCAAACAATGTTGGACCAGCAGTTGGTTCAAAAGCAATGACAATGTTTTGGGCCATAGTAATAGCAGCAACATTTGAAGCACTTGGAGCTTTAATTGCAGGTGGAGATGTTGTTAAGACAATTAAAAAAGGGATTATTGATCCAGCGTTAATATCAAATCCTGATATTTTTATTTGGGCAATGACAGCTGCGCTTTTATCAGCTGCATTATGGCTAAATTTTGCCACTTCAATTGGTGCACCAGTTTCAACAACTCACTCTATTGTAGGAGGTGTAATGGGAGCTGGAATTGCAGCTGCTGGATTTAGTATTGTTTCATGGGGAACAATGGGTAAAATTGCAGCTTCGTGGATAATTTCCCCTATTTTAGGTGGAATAATTGCTGCAGCATTTCTTTTTTTTATAAAAAAGAAAATAATGTTCCAAAAAGATATGATTAAAGCAGCCAATAAATTTGTTCCTTATCTTGTTGCCTTTATGGCATGGGCCTTTTCAACATATTTAATTTTGAAAGGTGTAAAAAAACTAATAAAATTAGACTTCTCTATTGCATTAATACTTGGTTTTATTATTGCAATTATTACTTTCTTTCTTGTAAAACCTTTAATTTTAAAAGCCTCTAATAAAATTGATAATAACAGAATTGGTATCAACTCATTATTTACTATTCCTTTAATTTTTGCAGCTGCACTTTTATCATTTGCTCATGGCGCAAATGATGTTGCAAATGCAATTGGACCACTAGCAGCTATTAATGATGCTGTAATGAATGCTGAAATTGCATCAAAAGTTGGTATTCCTTTTTGGGTAATGTTTGTTGGTGCAGTGGGTATTGCGATTGGTCTTGCATTGTATGGACCAAAACTTATAAAAACTGTAGGTTCAGAGATAACTGAACTAGATCAAGTAAGAGCTTATTCAATAGCAATGGCAGCAGCAGTTACTGTTATTATTGCTAGTCAATTAGGTCTTCCTGTATCTTCAACTCATATTGCAGTTGGGGGAGTTTTTGGAGTAGGTTTTTTAAGAGAATTTTTAGATTCAAGTGAAGCAAAAATCCTAAGTGATATTAGAAAAAAATTCAAAAAAGATAAAAAAATATTAGAAAAATATGAAGAAGAACTAATAGAAATTGAAGATAAAGAGAAAAAAAGTAAATCTGACTATATTAGAATTGTTGAACTTTATAAACTAATAGAAGAAAAAGTTGAACAAGTTAGAATTGAAAAAAGAGACTTTAAAGCAAAAAAACGCGTAAAATATGTAAAAAGAGATGCTGTAAAAAAAATCATTGCAGCATGGGTAATTACTGTACCAGCAGCTGCATTATTATCTGCATCTATTTTCTTTATGATAAAAGGTATTATGTCGTAA
- the asnB gene encoding asparagine synthase (glutamine-hydrolyzing) has product MCGILGANFEVKNFKDAIRYIENRGPDFQAIKTINKNSFAHTRLSIIDLDNEANQPMIFDEILIVFNGEIYNYQELIKQHDLYCKTKSDTEVLIRLYLKYGKDFLHYLNGMFSFCIYDMKKDSFFCARDRYGKKPFFYYFKNNKFIFSSSIKSILEILKTTPKLNKVALSQYMQYFVSLGENTFYQDIKKLEASNFLILENKNLSIKKYYKINTYKKIKNENIALKDIEELLINSVEQRLTSDVEVGSLLSGGIDSSLISALYTKISGKRINTFSVGYEDYKNYSELDYALITAKHINSNHHPLVVGQKEFINCFETVLDALEEPHGDSAAFPLYLLTNKIKKQGIKTVLSGEGSDEIFLGYDNYAKFLKYYDFEKTLQSNQIQFLDSIISALQNNTKESEYLRRIIKKESLYNGFGEVFTSIQKKRLFKKVPTFKTETTKKDPVDWMSYIDLKVWLGQSLLNKVDKISMANSLEVRTPFLDYRLVDYMFSVDSQIKVGNTNKYLLKKIALKYIPKEIINRTKKGFNSPFNEWIHNEYKDSILNTILEVNNQTNLFNNQYIKHIYDLAKTRKFKQHLWSLYVFSRWYKKQYL; this is encoded by the coding sequence ATGTGCGGTATTTTAGGTGCAAATTTTGAAGTTAAGAATTTTAAAGATGCAATTAGATACATTGAGAATAGGGGGCCTGATTTTCAAGCAATAAAAACTATAAATAAAAATAGTTTTGCACATACAAGATTATCTATTATTGATCTAGATAATGAAGCTAATCAACCTATGATTTTTGATGAAATATTAATAGTATTTAATGGTGAGATATACAATTACCAAGAATTGATAAAACAACATGATTTATACTGTAAAACAAAATCAGATACAGAAGTTCTAATAAGACTTTATTTAAAGTATGGAAAAGACTTTTTGCACTATTTAAATGGAATGTTTAGCTTTTGTATTTATGATATGAAAAAGGATAGTTTCTTTTGTGCAAGAGATAGATATGGGAAAAAACCTTTTTTTTACTATTTTAAAAATAATAAATTTATATTTTCATCATCAATTAAATCTATTCTTGAAATATTAAAAACTACTCCAAAATTAAATAAAGTTGCATTATCTCAATATATGCAATATTTTGTAAGTTTGGGTGAAAATACTTTTTATCAAGATATAAAAAAACTTGAAGCTTCAAATTTTTTAATCCTTGAAAATAAAAATCTTTCTATAAAAAAATATTATAAAATAAATACATATAAAAAAATCAAAAATGAAAATATTGCTTTAAAAGATATTGAAGAATTATTAATAAATAGTGTAGAACAAAGATTAACTTCTGATGTAGAAGTGGGTTCATTACTTAGTGGTGGAATTGATAGTTCATTAATATCTGCACTTTATACAAAAATATCTGGAAAAAGAATAAATACTTTTAGTGTAGGTTATGAAGATTATAAAAATTATAGTGAACTGGATTATGCTTTAATTACAGCAAAACATATTAACTCAAATCATCATCCTTTAGTTGTAGGACAAAAAGAGTTTATAAACTGTTTTGAAACAGTTTTAGATGCATTAGAAGAGCCACATGGAGATAGTGCTGCCTTTCCTTTATATTTATTAACAAATAAAATTAAAAAGCAAGGAATAAAAACAGTTCTTAGTGGAGAAGGGAGTGATGAAATATTTTTAGGATATGATAATTATGCTAAATTTTTAAAATATTATGATTTTGAAAAAACTCTACAATCGAACCAAATACAATTTCTAGACTCTATTATTTCAGCACTACAAAACAATACAAAAGAGAGTGAATACTTAAGACGAATTATAAAAAAAGAGAGTTTATATAATGGTTTTGGTGAAGTTTTTACTTCAATTCAAAAGAAAAGACTTTTTAAAAAAGTACCCACTTTTAAAACAGAAACTACAAAAAAAGATCCAGTTGATTGGATGAGTTATATAGATTTAAAAGTTTGGTTAGGACAATCTTTATTAAATAAAGTTGATAAAATTTCTATGGCAAACTCTTTAGAAGTTAGGACACCATTTTTAGATTATAGATTAGTTGATTATATGTTTAGTGTAGATTCACAAATAAAAGTTGGAAATACAAATAAATATTTACTAAAAAAAATAGCTTTAAAATACATTCCTAAAGAGATAATAAATAGAACGAAAAAAGGATTTAATTCACCATTTAATGAGTGGATTCATAATGAATACAAAGACTCAATATTAAATACAATTTTAGAAGTAAATAATCAAACAAATCTTTTTAATAATCAATATATTAAACATATATACGATTTAGCCAAAACAAGAAAATTCAAACAACACCTTTGGTCTTTATATGTCTTTTCAAGATGGTACAAAAAACAGTATTTATAA
- a CDS encoding AEC family transporter — METLISVLPVYFFIIIGLILKKSFKEKIDEKSYVILSFYFLQPILVFWGLTRAPIDYAFIMSPTIYLYAILSVIFFLIIISKKIFTDSKDRTIFIAVSLVGNTGNIGVPLGIALFGEQSVAYTSIINIANMFFIYIFSIYFFAKDTFTIKKSVYSILKLPGLWVAFFAIGINYFNVPIHKDISKVLEMGAYSSMVIQLIIFGVYLSEVKIKTMNWKLSLHISLVKHFILPIVGIFFVLQSDLSSFVGSVILMQLMIPLAVNNVNLAALYNCKPHDVTASVLISTITFSLLLYFYIHIIKYFLGDF, encoded by the coding sequence ATAGAAACTTTAATCTCTGTACTTCCTGTTTATTTTTTTATCATAATTGGTCTAATTCTAAAAAAAAGTTTTAAAGAAAAAATAGATGAAAAAAGTTATGTAATTTTATCTTTCTATTTTCTGCAGCCTATATTAGTCTTTTGGGGATTAACAAGAGCACCAATTGATTATGCATTTATTATGTCTCCAACTATATATCTTTATGCTATATTAAGTGTTATATTTTTCTTAATTATTATTTCAAAAAAAATATTTACTGACTCAAAAGATAGAACAATATTTATCGCTGTTTCATTAGTAGGGAATACTGGTAATATTGGCGTACCACTTGGTATTGCATTATTTGGAGAACAATCTGTTGCTTATACAAGTATTATAAATATTGCAAATATGTTTTTTATTTATATTTTTAGTATATATTTTTTTGCAAAAGATACATTTACAATAAAAAAATCAGTTTATTCTATTTTAAAACTTCCAGGTCTTTGGGTTGCATTTTTTGCAATTGGTATAAATTATTTTAATGTTCCTATTCATAAAGATATTTCAAAAGTGCTTGAAATGGGTGCATATTCATCTATGGTTATACAATTAATTATATTTGGTGTTTATTTAAGTGAAGTAAAAATAAAAACAATGAATTGGAAACTATCTTTACATATTTCATTAGTAAAACATTTTATCCTCCCAATAGTAGGAATCTTTTTTGTTTTACAAAGTGATTTAAGCTCATTTGTAGGCTCAGTTATATTAATGCAACTAATGATACCACTTGCTGTAAATAATGTTAATTTAGCGGCTTTATATAACTGTAAACCACATGATGTTACAGCTAGCGTATTAATATCAACAATTACATTTTCATTACTTTTATATTTTTATATACATATAATAAAATATTTTTTAGGAGATTTTTAA